From the Trifolium pratense cultivar HEN17-A07 linkage group LG4, ARS_RC_1.1, whole genome shotgun sequence genome, the window ctaaataaggaaacaaatgataaagttaatgatgagagataataacttttcacatcattaaaacattgaatgcacaatttacgagataaaacttctatatttgtatccttaactagtgccccgggggcactgtttagcattttcctatatatatatatataattatatctataaattaaattttaaaaaaaatatttagtgtACACCAATATGAATGCATAGTCCTTGAGATCAACAATATATAAGAGATAGAATGATGTAATGTGATACtaagagagaaataaaatgtAACATGTTAATAGTGAAAGTTATAATACATACATAGCACAGTTGGTGGAGGTACTGATCTTGTAAGGAATGCTAACACCACATCTACCAGGAAGAGCACCAGCGTTGTTGTTATTCAAACCAGAAATACCACGGGCAGCACTTTTCAAGCAGTTGCAAGCAGCCTGACGAGTAGGTGTGGTTGTCGCCACGGCTTTTAGTCTTCTAACTCCAGCACAACATGCCGGAGATGGACCACGACCACCTCTAAGGTAAACAATGCATGGAGCAAGAGCACCATTTACAGCTCCACATGAGATTGCAGCTTCTGCCATAGGTGCAAATGCAATTACCATGCACATCACCAAAACAACACATGCTACTTTCATGTTTGCCATTCTTAAaacaaaatgtgtttttgtttttggaatatttttttttatgctttgttTGATGAGTGTAAGTAATGTGTTAGGGTATGGGGGTTTATATAGGAAATAAGAGGAGGTGGGAAAATGAGTAGAGTGATGGATTTTTGCTTAGTGTCAAAATTAGGTGAAGTTGTGGGTACGTAGTATTAAATAAGGTATGGTCAAAGTATGTCGAGTGTTTATAATTATTGGCCACTTGTCTCACTATacctcaattttaatttaatgcTTTGATATGCTGTTACATTACATGTTAATTGTACTAAGATTTCATGAACATGGTACACGACTATACACGTATGAACTCTTATGGGGATGGGCATGACAACGAGGCGGTACGGATTTTACTTTACCGTCTTCAAATTTAATTGGTaagttttctaaaaaaaaaattcaatcaatatttatggaataaactaagatTCTATTATAGTGATTAAATAGTGCAGTTGTAATGTAGACACTTTAGTGAATGAAATCGTTGAATCTTTTGATTACC encodes:
- the LOC123921286 gene encoding non-specific lipid-transfer protein 5-like, with the translated sequence MANMKVACVVLVMCMVIAFAPMAEAAISCGAVNGALAPCIVYLRGGRGPSPACCAGVRRLKAVATTTPTRQAACNCLKSAARGISGLNNNNAGALPGRCGVSIPYKISTSTNCAIIKA